Genomic segment of bacterium:
TCGAGGAAGGGCTCGTCGATGCCCGCGGCCTTGCAGACATCGAGCACGCGCGCGACCGTGCCGTACGCCGCTTCACGGTCGCCGCGGATCGAGACTTTCTGCTCGGGGTTGGCGCCGACGGCTTCGGTGACGAGCGAGCGCAGTTCCTCGATGGTCATGGCTTGCCCGGCGACGATGATGGAGCCGTCGCCGTCGACATTGATGACGATCTCGCGGAGGGCGAGCGTGATCGGGCCGGCGGCTTCGGCTTCGGGGAGGGTGATGCGCGTCTCGCGCTCGGCCTGCTGGTAGGTGGTCGCGACGAGGAAGAAGATCAGCAGCAGGAAGACCATGTCGACGATCGGCGTGAGCTCGACCTGCGGGGCGTCATCGGGCTTGGAGGAACCGATGATCATCGGGTCGCCTCGCTCGCGGTGTTGGTGTTGGGGGTGGCCGTGCGCGCCAGCGAGGGTTCGAGGACATGCTCCTCGACGAAGCCGACGGCGAGTCGGTCGAGCACGCGGGTGAGGCGTTCGACGCGCCCGCTGAGCCAGTGGTACGCGATGAGCGTGGGGATCGCG
This window contains:
- a CDS encoding biopolymer transporter ExbD; amino-acid sequence: MIIGSSKPDDAPQVELTPIVDMVFLLLIFFLVATTYQQAERETRITLPEAEAAGPITLALREIVINVDGDGSIIVAGQAMTIEELRSLVTEAVGANPEQKVSIRGDREAAYGTVARVLDVCKAAGIDEPFL